In Pradoshia eiseniae, the following are encoded in one genomic region:
- a CDS encoding TraR/DksA C4-type zinc finger protein, translated as MISKEQTNQLKNRLKQQRDELTEKIQSGKNTRMDLSERDSVSELSAYDNHPADLGTELFEREKDIALNIHEEEQVNRIEDALQAIEEGTYGICKECGEDIPFERLEVVPETLYCTEHAKASDRRSDEKRPSEESIIKDPRKDSMQRSYDPRIEDYRDSFADAARYGTSETPSDMMNSNGEYDDMYPEEDLSGDSPNDLDDFVGNGPDGERAIYRNEELEEYEEELDEEGIESPLGDIPYRKKDSYLTDKKG; from the coding sequence ATGATATCGAAAGAACAAACAAATCAATTAAAAAATAGATTAAAACAACAAAGAGACGAACTCACAGAAAAAATCCAATCCGGCAAGAATACACGCATGGACTTGAGCGAGAGGGATTCTGTCAGTGAATTGTCCGCCTATGATAATCATCCGGCAGACCTTGGAACTGAATTGTTCGAGCGGGAAAAAGATATAGCTTTGAACATCCATGAAGAAGAACAAGTGAATCGAATCGAGGATGCATTGCAGGCAATTGAGGAAGGGACATATGGAATATGCAAGGAATGCGGCGAGGATATCCCCTTTGAACGGCTAGAGGTTGTTCCTGAAACCCTCTATTGCACCGAGCATGCAAAAGCTTCGGACCGACGTTCCGATGAAAAACGTCCAAGCGAGGAAAGCATCATCAAGGACCCGCGCAAAGACTCCATGCAGCGCAGCTACGATCCCCGCATAGAAGATTATCGCGACTCCTTTGCAGATGCAGCCCGCTATGGGACATCTGAGACACCTTCTGACATGATGAATAGCAATGGCGAATATGACGATATGTACCCAGAGGAAGATTTATCTGGTGATTCACCAAATGATTTAGATGACTTTGTAGGCAATGGACCTGACGGTGAGCGCGCCATCTACCGGAATGAAGAATTGGAGGAATATGAGGAAGAACTTGACGAGGAAGGGATTGAATCTCCACTCGGTGATATTCCATATCGGAAAAAGGACAGCTATTTAACTGATAAGAAAGGGTAA
- a CDS encoding 1,4-dihydroxy-2-naphthoate polyprenyltransferase produces MEHLSTKAEKIDHRKKDWRVWWKLTRPHTLTAGFTPVLVGTALAHQHVESLHWGLFIAMMAAALLIQIATNLFNEYYDFKRGLDTEESIGIGGGIVREGISPKAILTLAMSLYGISVLLGVYICANSSWWLVIIGLLSMSMGYFYTGGPYPIAYTPLGELTSGFFMGALIIIISFFIQVGEVTFDAWLITVPFFLTVGAIMLSNNIRDRVGDQRGGRRTIAILIGHDKAVVLLASMFAISYIWAFVLIGLGITSPWTLLVLLSIPKAIKAVQGFKGKQAPLEMMPAMKATGQTNTFYGLLFALGMFIGFIL; encoded by the coding sequence ATGGAACATCTCTCGACCAAAGCCGAGAAGATTGATCATCGAAAGAAAGACTGGCGTGTATGGTGGAAATTAACGAGACCGCATACTTTGACGGCAGGATTTACTCCGGTGCTAGTTGGAACAGCGTTAGCCCACCAGCACGTCGAATCGCTTCATTGGGGATTATTCATCGCAATGATGGCAGCTGCACTCCTCATCCAGATTGCTACCAATCTATTCAATGAGTACTACGATTTCAAGAGAGGACTTGACACCGAGGAATCGATTGGAATTGGGGGCGGCATTGTCCGCGAAGGAATATCACCGAAAGCAATTTTGACATTAGCCATGTCCTTATATGGAATCTCTGTCTTGCTTGGCGTTTATATATGCGCTAACAGCAGCTGGTGGCTAGTCATTATCGGACTTTTATCCATGTCTATGGGATATTTCTATACCGGCGGACCATATCCGATTGCCTATACGCCTCTCGGTGAACTGACATCAGGCTTTTTCATGGGTGCATTAATCATCATCATCTCCTTCTTCATTCAGGTCGGAGAGGTCACTTTTGATGCATGGCTAATTACCGTTCCCTTCTTCCTGACTGTCGGAGCAATCATGCTGTCAAATAATATTCGTGATCGTGTCGGTGATCAAAGAGGCGGCCGCCGGACCATTGCTATCTTAATCGGTCATGACAAAGCTGTCGTTCTATTAGCCAGCATGTTTGCCATCTCTTATATTTGGGCATTCGTTTTAATTGGGCTAGGTATCACATCTCCTTGGACATTGCTCGTTCTTCTCAGCATTCCAAAGGCCATTAAGGCTGTCCAAGGTTTCAAAGGCAAACAAGCACCTCTTGAAATGATGCCTGCGATGAAAGCAACAGGGCAAACGAATACCTTCTATGGTCTATTGTTTGCACTTGGTATGTTCATTGGTTTCATTCTATAA
- a CDS encoding isochorismate synthase encodes MALQQITDIKHRLAETTKTVRQTKRAVLFSHVEAVPTMKPLQIYQSSGKSYKGERFYWENPEGNLTLCGMGVAAKLQPGADSVGRFSQVKDQWGALLSMASVNHCLGEMATGPILFGGFSFMEGETGPIGLWEDFGDYLFYLPRFLLTESANGTFLTSTKLITEDCDDCSIERFLEDREQLMSLSPAMVEEIPSFSHVEERDVEKWKEAIERSVEDIRTGLLDKVVLAREVSLHFEGKIPSGTILHNLTEQQPGSFIFGVESGESCFLGASPERLIKKEGKQIFSACLAGSIKRGDDARTDEQLGLELWNDEKNRSEHEFVVSMMRKAMEEQCIELDIPQEPILMKLANIQHLYTPVKGTSLPNSSILEFVELLHPTPALGGAPRKIAMEKISEYEQMERGFYSSPVGWMDMKGNGDFAVGIRSGLIKGGQASLFAGCGIVEGSVPESELTETKVKFKPMLNALGGLRI; translated from the coding sequence ATGGCATTACAGCAGATTACGGATATAAAGCATCGATTGGCTGAAACAACTAAGACTGTAAGACAGACAAAAAGGGCTGTCCTTTTTAGTCATGTTGAAGCCGTGCCCACTATGAAACCTTTGCAAATCTATCAATCAAGCGGAAAATCATATAAAGGTGAGCGCTTTTATTGGGAAAATCCTGAAGGGAATCTGACCCTTTGCGGGATGGGCGTTGCTGCCAAGCTGCAGCCTGGTGCAGACTCAGTTGGGCGCTTCAGTCAAGTGAAAGACCAATGGGGAGCACTGCTGAGTATGGCATCGGTGAACCACTGCCTGGGAGAGATGGCAACAGGGCCAATTCTATTTGGCGGTTTTTCATTCATGGAGGGAGAGACAGGGCCAATTGGTCTGTGGGAGGATTTTGGAGACTATCTATTTTATTTGCCTCGATTTTTGCTGACTGAAAGCGCTAATGGGACCTTTCTAACCTCTACGAAATTAATCACAGAAGATTGTGATGATTGTTCAATTGAACGATTCTTGGAAGATAGGGAACAGCTAATGTCGCTGTCTCCTGCTATGGTAGAGGAAATTCCTTCTTTCTCGCATGTGGAAGAAAGGGATGTGGAAAAATGGAAGGAAGCCATTGAGCGGTCAGTAGAAGATATTCGTACAGGTCTTCTGGATAAGGTCGTTCTTGCACGCGAAGTGAGTCTTCATTTTGAAGGGAAGATACCGAGCGGGACAATCCTTCATAATTTAACGGAACAGCAGCCGGGAAGCTTTATCTTTGGAGTGGAGTCTGGCGAATCATGTTTCCTTGGTGCTTCACCTGAGCGGTTGATTAAGAAGGAAGGGAAACAAATCTTCTCCGCTTGTTTAGCGGGCTCCATCAAAAGAGGCGATGATGCTCGCACGGATGAACAATTAGGGCTGGAGCTATGGAACGATGAAAAAAACCGTTCTGAGCATGAATTTGTGGTTAGCATGATGCGAAAGGCAATGGAAGAGCAATGTATAGAACTCGATATACCACAGGAGCCGATTTTAATGAAGCTGGCGAATATCCAGCATCTCTATACACCTGTTAAAGGAACTTCACTGCCGAATAGCTCAATCTTGGAATTCGTAGAATTATTGCATCCGACACCTGCTCTTGGGGGAGCTCCGAGAAAGATTGCCATGGAGAAAATCAGCGAATATGAACAAATGGAGCGAGGATTTTATTCCTCTCCTGTTGGATGGATGGATATGAAGGGAAACGGCGATTTTGCCGTCGGGATTCGATCAGGACTTATTAAGGGGGGACAAGCCTCCCTCTTTGCGGGCTGTGGAATTGTGGAAGGATCCGTTCCTGAGAGTGAGCTAACGGAAACGAAAGTGAAATTCAAGCCTATGCTAAATGCTTTAGGAGGATTAAGGATATGA